In a single window of the Nicotiana tomentosiformis chromosome 8, ASM39032v3, whole genome shotgun sequence genome:
- the LOC104102809 gene encoding uncharacterized protein gives MRRLFGSGSAGDSPQQPSPSPSPPLSSLHSSVNIAAGPARPIRFVYCDEKGKFQLDPEALSILQLVKEPVGIVSVCGRARQGKSFILNQLLGRSSGFQVAPTHRPCTKGIWLWSAPLRRTALDGTEYNLLLLDTEGIDAYDQTGTYSTQIFSLAVLLSSMFVYNQMGGIDEAALDRLSLVTEMTRHIRVRASGGRASASELGQFSPIFVWLLRDFYLDLVEDNCKITPRDYLELALRPVQGGGRDVAAKNEIRESIRALFPDRECFTLVRPLSNENELQRLDQIPLENMRPEFKAGLDALTRFVFERTRPKQVGGTIMTGPLFARITQSFLDALNNGAVPTITSSWQSVEEAECQRAYDLAADRYMASFDRSKPPEEGALREAHEDAAQKSMTEFNSTAVGAGSIRMKYEKRLQNFIKKAFEELKKDAFREAYLQCSNAIQDMEKELRMACHAPDANIDGVLKVLDRSVSKYEATCQGPEKWRKLSVFLQQSLEGPLFDLIKKQIDQIGSEKTTLALKCRSIEDKMNLLNKQLEASEKYKSEYLKRYEDAINDKKQLADDYTSRITNLQSKYSSLEERYSSLSKTVSSAKHVSAEWKRKYEQLLLKQKADEDQSTAEVSVLKSRTAAAEARLAAAKEQAESAQEEAEEWKRKYDIAVKEVKNALEKAASVQERANKETQLREDTLRDDFSSTLADKEEEIKDKASKLEQAEQRLATLNLELRAAESKVKNYDLEVSALKIEVKELGERLENINATAQSFEREARILEQEKVHLEQKYWSEFNRFEDIQDRYKSAEREAKRATELADKARAEAATALKEKNEIQRLAMERLAQIEKADRNIENLQRQKDDLADEVRRCRAAEDDARSKVTMLEARVEEREKEIEMLLKSNNEQRASTVQVLESLLETERAARAEATNRAEALSVQLQATQGKLDLLQQQLTAVRLNETALDSKLRTASHGKRTRIDECDAGFESVHDMDTDDRVTRGNKKSRSTTSPLKFTSPDDGGSVYRGDDDTHSQQTNGEDYTKFTVQKLRQELTKHDFGAELFQLKNPNKKDILALYEKCVLQKS, from the exons CTTCTTGGCAGGAGTAGTGGCTTTCAAGTGGCGCCAACTCATCGTCCATGTACAAAAGGTATTTGGTTGTGGAGTGCACCTTTAAGGAGAACTGCTCTTGATGGAACTGAATACAACCTGTTACTATTGGACACAGAAGGAATTGATGCTTACGATCAAACG GGAACATATAGCACACAGATATTCTCCTTGGCGGTCCTTCTTTCAAGTATGTTTGTATATAACCAG ATGGGTGGTATCGATGAAGCTGCACTTGACCGCCTCTCTCTTGTCACTGAAATGACTAGACATATTCGTGTTAGAGCCTCTGGAGGAAGGGCCAGTGCGTCTGAGCTTGGACAGTTCTCCCCAATCTTCGTTTGGTTGCTTAGG GATTTTTATTTGGACTTGGTTGAGGACAACTGCAAAATAACTCCGCGGGACTACCTTGAACTTGCTTTGAGGCCAGTTCAAGGTGGTGGGAGGGATGTTGCTGCCAAAAATGAG ATTAGGGAATCCATTCGTGCTCTTTTCCCTGACAGAGAATGCTTCACCCTTGTGCGGCCTTTGAGCAATGAAAATGAGCTTCAACGGCTAGATCAAATACCA TTGGAAAACATGAGGCCAGAGTTTAAAGCAGGTCTTGATGCTTTGACAAGATTTGTTTTTGAGAGGACAAGACCCAAGCAAGTTGGAGGGACTATTATGACAGGACCGCTCTTTGCTCGTATAACTCAGTCCTTCCTGGATGCTCTAAACAATGGTGCAGTGCCTACCATCACCTCTTCATGGCAG AGTGTTGAGGAAGCTGAGTGTCAAAGGGCATACGATTTGGCTGCTGATAGATACATGGCTTCTTTTGATCGTTCTAAGCCTCCGGAGGAA GGTGCACTAAGAGAAGCCCATGAAGATGCAGCTCAAAAGTCCATGACAGAATTTAATTCTACTGCTGTGGGGGCTGGATCCATCAGGATGAAATATGAGAAGCGTCTCCAAAATTTCATAAAAAAGGCATTTGAG GAGCTTAAAAAGGATGCCTTTAGGGAGGCTTATCTACAATGTTCAAATGCGATTCAGGACATGGAAAAGGAACTGAGGATGGCTTGTCATGCTCCTGATGCAAACATAGATGGTGTGCTTAAG GTTCTTGACCGTTCAGTGTCCAAGTATGAAGCAACTTGCCAAGGTCCTGAAAAGTGGAGAAAATTGAGTGTCTTCTTACAACAAAG CTTGGAAGGTccactttttgatctcatcaaGAAGCAGATAGACCAGATTGGATCAGAGAAAACCACTCTTGCATTGAAGTGCCGTTCCATCGAGGATAAGATGAATTTACTTAACAAACAACTGGAAGCTAGTGAGAAGTATAAATCTGAGTATTTGAAGCGTTATGAAGATGCCATCAACGACAAGAAGCAGCTTGCAGATGATTACACGAGTCGTATTACAAATTTGCAGAGTAAATATAGTTCATTGGAAGAGAGATATTCCAGTTTATCAAAAACAGTCAGTTCTGCTAAACATGTGTCCGCAgaatggaaaagaaaatatgaacAACTTCTATTGAAGCAGAAGGCTGATGAAGACCAATCAACTGCAGAAGTATCTGTTCTGAAGTCCAGAACTGCTGCTGCTGAAGCAAGGCTTGCTGCTGCCAAAGAACAAGCTGAATCGGCTCAGGAGGAGGCTGAGGAGTGGAAACGTAAATATGACATTGCCGTCAAGGAAGTTAAGAATGCTCTTGAGAAGGCAGCATCTGTTCAAGAGCGCGCAAACAAGGAAACCCAACTGAGAGAAGACACTTTAAGAGATGATTTTTCGAGCACTCTGGCTGATAAG GAAGAAGAAATAAAAGACAAGGCATCTAAGCTTGAGCAGGCTGAGCAGCGTTTAGCGACACTGAATTTGGAGTTGAGG GCTGCTGAATCAAAGGTAAAGAACTATGATCTAGAAGTGTCAGCTTTGAAGATTGAAGTCAAGGAATTGGGTGAAAGGCTAGAGAATATCAATGCTACTGCACAATCATTTGAAAGAGAAGCTAGAATTCTGGAACAGGAGAAGGTTCATCTTGAGCAGAAGTACTGGTCAGAGTTCAATAGATTTGAGGATATTCAGGATAGATATAAATCAGCTGAAAGAGAGGCTAAAAGGGCAACTGAGCTGGCTGATAAAGCAAGGGCTGAAGCAGCTACGGCCTTGAAAGAAAAGAACGAAATTCAGCGATTAGCTATGGAAAGATTAGCTCAGATTGAGAAGGCTGATAGAAATATTGAAAACTTACAGAGGCAAAAAGATGACTTGGCTGATGAAGTACGGAGGTGTCGTGCTGCTGAGGACGATGCAAGGTCAAAAGTTACAATGCTGGAGGCCCGAGtagaagaaagggaaaaagaaattGAGATGCTACTGAAATCAAATAATGAACAGAGGGCCAGTACTGTGCAAGTCCTTGAGAGTCTGTTGGAGACCGAGCGTGCGGCACGTGCTGAAGCAACCAACAGGGCGGAAGCACTATCTGTTCAGTTGCAAGCTACACAAGGAAAGCTAGATCTTCTTCAGCAACAGTTAACTGCAGTTCGGCTGAATGAAACTGCACTGGATAGCAAACTTAGAACTGCTTCCCATGGCAAACGTACCAGGATAGATGAATGTGATGCTGGATTTGAATCTGTCCATGACATGGACACAGATGATAGAGTAACAAGGGGAAATAAGAAATCCAGGAGTACAACCAGTCCTCTAAAGTTTACTTCCCCAGATGATGGTGGTTCCGTTTATAGAGGAGATGATGATACTCATAGTCAACAAACAAATGGTGAGGATTATACGAAATTTACAGTGCAGAAACTAAGGCAGGAGCTCACAAAGCATGATTTTGGTGCTGAACTGTTCCAACTGAAGAATCCAAACAAGAAGGATATCCTAGCTTTATATGAGAAATGTGTCCTCCAGAAATCATAG
- the LOC104102808 gene encoding NAC domain-containing protein 73-like translates to MTWCNESNDQESLQLIKATSEEKSVIISKVDHQVRTITCPSCGHSIELQNQRGIHDLPGLPAGVKFDPSDQEILEHLKAKVFSDTHKLHPLINEFIPTIDGENGICYTHPEKLPGANKEGQIRHFFHRPSKAYTTGNRKRRKVDTNTEGGETRWHKTGKTRPVFISGVLKGYKKILVLYTNYGRQRKPEKTNWVMHQYHLGDNEEEKDGELVVSKVFYQTQPRQCGSRISLSRQDNNPIIKTPNLIDYYNPPFISYHVHNSSMFNVTSNNESKE, encoded by the exons ATGACATGGTGCAATGAATCAAATGATCAAGAATCACTCCAATTAATCAAAGCTACATCAGAGGAAAAAAGTGTTATAATCTCAAAAGTTGATCATCAAGTTAGAACAATAACTTGCCCTTCATGTGGCCATAGCATTGAGCTTCAAAATCAG AGGGGAATACATGATTTGCCTGGTCTACCAGCTGGAGTGAAGTTTGATCCTTCTGATCAAGAAATTCTTGAGCATTTAAAAGCAAAGGTATTTTCAGATACTCATAAGCTTCATCCTCTAATTAACGAATTCATTCCAACCATTGATGGAGAAAATGGAATTTGCTACACTCATCCAGAGAAATTACCAG GAGCGAATAAAGAAGGTCAAATCCGTCACTTTTTTCACAGGCCTTCAAAAGCATACACAACAGGAAATAGAAAAAGGAGAAAAGTTGATACAAATACTGAAGGTGGTGAAACAAGATGGCATAAAACTGGAAAAACAAGACCAGTTTTTATAAGTGGAGTTTTAAAAGGTTACAAGAAGATTTTAGTACTTTACACAAATTATGGAAGGCAAAGAAAACCTGAAAAAACCAATTGGGTAATGCATCAATATCACTTAGGTGATAATGAGGAGGAAAAAGATGGTGAATTGGTGGTTTCTAAAGTTTTTTACCAAACACAGCCTAGACAATGTGGATCAAGAATATCTTTAAGTAGGCAAGATAATAATCCTATTATAAAAACCCCAAATTTAATTGATTATTACAACCCTCCTTTCATTTCATACCATGTTCATAACTCATCTATGTTTAAtgtaacttcaaataatgaaagCAAAGAATGA